The proteins below come from a single Halobacillus salinarum genomic window:
- a CDS encoding PucR family transcriptional regulator — MEVKELILQVEDIHKATELISSKLQKPVIIENKNFELVSYSSSMEALDQTQQKTILSKKCPIFIIDRLKKEGIVQKLEKDSDPIRVHPIEELGFHQRVVIAAKHLGHTMGYVWVQESDGILNEEELLFLEEITPHLGKLIYDLYEKVNAKEGRREELLWKLLHHEYGSERQFRHEASLAKLALPERFSVVIFSVTAPQYKYMLDYLEKTVQAFFAKKQMHYLKTEFQMIIVLHGEPGEQNSSTELARGLIEEVKQETGEENFYNYLIGVGKEYTTLIQTRKSFLEALEVIEIANFITPRPETMPREFRKLGIFRYLAALYEKNSSEDYYSDDLLRLIQNDTEKQTDLLRTLEIYLANNGKGKQTANELFIHPNTLNYRIKQIQELTSIDFSDFNMKSYLYTELLLLNNVEAYYQRYKDVL; from the coding sequence ATGGAAGTGAAAGAGCTGATTCTCCAAGTCGAAGACATTCATAAAGCAACCGAGCTGATAAGTTCAAAACTGCAAAAGCCCGTCATCATTGAAAATAAAAACTTTGAGCTCGTCTCCTACAGCTCCTCAATGGAAGCTCTCGATCAAACCCAGCAGAAGACAATCCTATCGAAAAAGTGTCCGATTTTTATCATCGACCGCTTGAAAAAAGAAGGCATCGTGCAGAAGCTGGAAAAGGACTCCGATCCAATTCGTGTTCATCCTATCGAAGAGCTCGGCTTTCATCAGCGCGTTGTTATAGCGGCCAAGCATCTCGGCCACACGATGGGCTACGTATGGGTGCAGGAATCCGATGGCATTCTGAATGAAGAGGAGCTGCTATTTTTAGAAGAAATTACACCTCATCTCGGCAAGCTGATCTATGACCTGTACGAAAAAGTGAACGCGAAAGAAGGCCGCAGAGAAGAACTATTATGGAAGCTTCTGCACCATGAATACGGCAGCGAAAGACAGTTCCGCCATGAGGCCTCGCTTGCGAAACTCGCTTTGCCGGAGCGCTTTTCGGTTGTTATTTTTTCAGTTACTGCACCGCAGTATAAATACATGCTTGATTACTTGGAAAAAACCGTTCAGGCGTTTTTTGCGAAAAAACAAATGCACTACTTAAAAACCGAATTCCAAATGATCATCGTTCTGCACGGAGAACCGGGTGAGCAGAATTCCTCAACGGAGCTCGCCCGGGGTTTAATTGAAGAAGTGAAGCAGGAAACCGGTGAAGAAAATTTTTACAACTATTTAATTGGTGTCGGCAAGGAATATACGACGTTAATCCAGACGCGGAAAAGCTTTCTTGAAGCGCTCGAAGTCATCGAAATCGCCAACTTCATCACGCCGCGACCGGAAACGATGCCCCGCGAATTCAGAAAGCTCGGCATCTTCCGCTACCTGGCCGCCCTATATGAAAAAAACAGCTCTGAGGACTATTACAGCGACGATCTGCTGCGGCTGATTCAAAACGATACCGAGAAGCAGACCGATCTGCTCCGGACACTCGAAATTTATTTAGCAAACAACGGCAAAGGCAAGCAGACCGCAAACGAGCTGTTCATCCATCCGAACACGCTTAATTACCGGATTAAGCAGATTCAGGAGCTGACAAGCATCGATTTCAGCGATTTTAACATGAAAAGTTACTTGTACACCGAGCTGCTGCTGCTGAATAATGTGGAAGCCTATTACCAGCGCTATAAAGATGTTCTGTAA
- a CDS encoding nuclease-related domain-containing protein: MAERCDVMIIKDRQFPLEIQQLQVLKRRLRPDHPKMQEVEAKLVRQLAGYKGELSLGYPLSFLPADYFIFHDLRLKIDGHFFQMDTLILSPKWLMIIEVKNIAGEIHFDQRFNQLVRKVNDDQEAFSNPIVQVERHRSHLNCWMKNFSLPELPIHCLVASSHPHSIISSNDPHLNKVVRTDNLPEKLKEFDSAPNTLNKKDMNKISTLILKNHTAKPLSTIDQLKLSPKDIKAGVYCEKCSYLPLIRKHARWVCPSCSKNSKHAHLASLKDYALLFGPEITNASMRRFLRLESSHTAKRLLSSLEVEKSGVTKGRKYRLRYDN, encoded by the coding sequence ATGGCTGAAAGGTGTGACGTCATGATAATAAAAGACAGGCAGTTCCCGCTGGAAATCCAGCAGCTTCAGGTGCTTAAACGAAGGCTCCGGCCTGATCATCCTAAAATGCAGGAGGTTGAGGCAAAACTGGTCCGGCAGCTTGCCGGCTATAAAGGCGAACTCTCCCTCGGTTATCCGCTCAGTTTTCTCCCCGCTGACTACTTCATCTTCCACGACCTGCGACTCAAGATTGATGGCCATTTTTTCCAAATGGATACTCTTATTCTATCACCAAAATGGCTGATGATCATCGAAGTTAAAAATATTGCCGGGGAAATTCATTTTGACCAAAGATTCAACCAATTGGTTCGTAAAGTGAATGATGATCAAGAAGCTTTTTCTAACCCGATTGTACAAGTGGAGCGGCATCGCTCTCACCTCAATTGTTGGATGAAAAACTTCTCCCTTCCGGAGCTTCCGATTCACTGTTTAGTCGCAAGCAGCCACCCTCATTCTATCATTTCCTCTAATGACCCTCACTTGAATAAGGTCGTCCGTACAGATAATCTTCCTGAAAAATTGAAGGAGTTTGACTCAGCTCCAAATACGCTTAACAAGAAGGATATGAACAAGATTTCCACGTTAATTTTGAAAAACCACACTGCCAAACCGCTAAGTACTATCGATCAACTGAAACTGTCGCCAAAAGATATAAAGGCTGGTGTCTACTGTGAAAAGTGCAGTTATCTTCCACTAATACGAAAGCATGCCCGCTGGGTCTGCCCTTCCTGTTCTAAAAACTCAAAACACGCTCATTTAGCCTCCTTAAAGGATTATGCGTTATTATTCGGGCCGGAAATCACCAATGCCTCTATGCGCAGGTTTCTCCGCCTCGAATCTTCCCATACAGCAAAGCGGCTGCTCAGTTCTTTGGAGGTGGAGAAATCCGGAGTTACGAAAGGAAGAAAGTATCGACTGCGTTACGATAATTAA
- a CDS encoding AbrB/MazE/SpoVT family DNA-binding domain-containing protein, with amino-acid sequence MSKVEKWGEDLAIRLPEEILKELGVKEGDHVYLSVRGKDMEIAAKRKKYSVEELVSRITEENKHEEIDWGKPEGKEFW; translated from the coding sequence GTGAGTAAAGTTGAAAAATGGGGAGAAGATTTGGCCATCCGCCTGCCTGAGGAGATTTTAAAAGAATTAGGCGTGAAGGAAGGCGATCACGTTTATCTCAGCGTTCGGGGAAAGGACATGGAAATAGCTGCAAAAAGGAAAAAGTATAGCGTTGAAGAGCTTGTCTCCAGAATCACTGAAGAAAATAAACATGAGGAAATCGACTGGGGTAAGCCGGAAGGGAAAGAGTTCTGGTAG
- a CDS encoding aminoglycoside 6-adenylyltransferase codes for MRTEQEMMDLILTTAAEDPRIRAVMMNGSRVNANAVKDEFQDYDIVYFVKDISSFTADHSWVDVFGERLIMQMPDQMQLYEQDKTDPDRFAYLMQYKDGNRIDLTLKTDAPEQFDSLSSVLLDKDGRLPVLPDPTDTDYLIKKPSADEIAASANEFWWVSTYVAKGLCRKEIPFAKAAMEGPVRQMLKRMVTWYIGVETDFSVNVGSAGKYFERYLDEEKWTKYTSTYAGADYDENWTALLAMGELFTITGRAVAEAFGYEDPAEPQVFEYLLEMQRKG; via the coding sequence TTGAGAACCGAACAGGAAATGATGGATTTAATTTTGACTACAGCTGCCGAGGACCCGCGAATTCGGGCAGTCATGATGAACGGATCGCGAGTGAATGCCAATGCCGTAAAAGACGAATTCCAGGATTACGATATCGTCTATTTTGTAAAAGATATCTCTTCCTTTACCGCCGACCACTCCTGGGTCGACGTCTTCGGTGAGCGGCTCATTATGCAGATGCCTGATCAAATGCAGCTCTACGAACAGGACAAAACTGATCCCGACCGCTTTGCTTACTTAATGCAGTATAAAGACGGCAACCGCATCGACTTGACGCTTAAGACTGATGCGCCAGAGCAATTCGACAGCCTAAGCAGCGTGCTGCTTGATAAGGATGGGAGGCTTCCAGTCCTGCCCGACCCGACAGATACCGATTACTTGATTAAGAAACCAAGCGCTGATGAAATCGCTGCCAGCGCCAACGAATTTTGGTGGGTGAGTACATATGTTGCAAAAGGCCTGTGCCGGAAAGAGATCCCTTTTGCCAAAGCAGCGATGGAAGGTCCCGTCCGGCAAATGTTAAAACGAATGGTCACCTGGTACATTGGCGTCGAAACAGACTTCAGTGTGAACGTCGGAAGTGCCGGAAAATACTTTGAGCGGTATTTGGATGAGGAGAAGTGGACAAAGTACACTTCTACATACGCAGGTGCCGATTACGACGAAAACTGGACAGCCTTGCTCGCGATGGGCGAGCTGTTTACAATTACCGGGCGCGCTGTTGCTGAAGCGTTCGGTTACGAGGATCCCGCGGAGCCGCAAGTGTTCGAGTATTTGCTGGAGATGCAGAGAAAGGGCTGA
- a CDS encoding MerR family DNA-binding transcriptional regulator — translation MKTIAESAEEFGVSQRTIRYYEEIGLLHPERTAANKRLYSKAEMAKLKLIFRGKRYGFSLEEIKEMVLLFDQDRTGKKQLEVTVDYGRKRIAEIEATIAEFQEMKQEMEALLTQFENKLNQFEGEKAHE, via the coding sequence GTGAAAACTATTGCCGAATCAGCCGAAGAGTTTGGCGTTTCCCAGCGGACGATCCGTTATTATGAAGAGATTGGACTGCTGCATCCGGAACGGACAGCCGCGAATAAACGACTGTATTCCAAAGCAGAAATGGCGAAGCTCAAGCTGATTTTCCGCGGCAAGCGGTACGGCTTTTCACTGGAGGAAATTAAGGAAATGGTGCTGCTGTTTGATCAGGATCGTACCGGAAAAAAGCAGCTTGAGGTCACGGTCGATTACGGGAGAAAACGAATTGCAGAAATCGAAGCGACGATTGCTGAGTTTCAGGAAATGAAACAGGAAATGGAAGCATTACTCACCCAGTTTGAAAATAAACTAAACCAATTTGAAGGGGAGAAGGCTCATGAATAG
- a CDS encoding class I adenylate-forming enzyme family protein, with amino-acid sequence MNSSQLLERNARKYPSREAVVSQKERLTYEQLDRLVNQFGSAVKEAGIQRGDKVALFVPNVTEFVVAYFAMQRLGAVVVPINVKLALPEVEHILKHSEAKALIAHQMVFHTVKMTSFSGLKIKTGPEAPGWMDFNALLNSGDPDPIFCGCTEDDESTILYTSGTTGDPKGVLFSYRNILTVASMICIEMEVKPESRILLMMPLSHSAPLHLFLMAGMMVGSTLVLTPAFTPELLINTVEEERTTHFFGAPVAYLATLTHPRLKEADLSSMKWWVYGGAPLSENEVRQVKQAFQTDQLVCVYGLTEAGPSGTLLLGDEHDQKAGSIGKRGAQGTEIRLVDDNGEDVPQGEIGEIVLRGEGNMLGYYRNEAATNAVYLGEWLKTGDLAKQDEEGYFFIVDRKKDVIITGGVNVYPKEIEEALLQFGIKEAAVIGVPHPEWGETVKAIFAADGKVEESELRAFLEERLAKFKVPRMYEQVDALPRNASGKILKQPLREGSKV; translated from the coding sequence ATGAATAGTTCTCAGCTGTTGGAACGCAATGCCAGAAAGTACCCATCTCGTGAAGCGGTTGTCAGTCAGAAAGAACGTCTGACCTATGAACAGCTTGATCGTCTTGTCAATCAATTTGGAAGCGCTGTCAAAGAAGCAGGGATCCAGCGTGGTGATAAAGTGGCGTTATTTGTACCGAATGTAACGGAATTTGTTGTCGCTTATTTTGCTATGCAGCGTTTAGGGGCGGTCGTCGTGCCAATCAATGTGAAATTGGCGCTTCCGGAAGTCGAGCACATCTTGAAGCATTCTGAAGCAAAAGCGTTAATCGCGCACCAAATGGTTTTTCATACGGTAAAAATGACGAGCTTTTCAGGATTAAAAATCAAAACAGGACCGGAAGCGCCTGGGTGGATGGACTTCAATGCCTTGCTTAATTCCGGAGACCCTGATCCGATATTTTGTGGCTGTACAGAAGATGATGAATCAACGATCCTTTATACTTCAGGTACGACAGGAGATCCTAAAGGCGTGCTGTTCAGCTATCGTAATATTTTGACGGTGGCTTCGATGATCTGTATAGAAATGGAAGTCAAGCCGGAGAGCCGGATTCTCCTTATGATGCCTCTCAGCCATTCCGCTCCGCTTCATTTATTTCTCATGGCCGGCATGATGGTGGGGTCAACGTTAGTGCTGACGCCTGCTTTTACCCCGGAATTATTGATCAACACGGTGGAAGAGGAGCGGACAACGCATTTCTTTGGTGCACCTGTCGCTTATTTAGCTACACTAACTCACCCGCGCCTCAAAGAAGCGGACTTGTCTTCGATGAAATGGTGGGTGTATGGAGGCGCGCCGTTGTCTGAAAACGAGGTGCGCCAAGTGAAACAGGCATTTCAGACCGATCAGCTCGTCTGTGTGTACGGGCTGACCGAAGCGGGGCCGAGCGGAACACTGCTGCTTGGAGACGAGCATGACCAAAAGGCAGGAAGCATCGGGAAACGGGGCGCTCAAGGCACCGAGATCCGCCTTGTCGACGATAACGGGGAAGATGTTCCACAAGGGGAAATCGGTGAAATAGTTCTGAGAGGCGAAGGAAATATGCTTGGGTATTACCGAAACGAAGCAGCGACAAACGCCGTTTACTTAGGAGAATGGTTGAAAACCGGGGACCTTGCCAAGCAGGATGAAGAGGGTTATTTTTTTATCGTCGATCGTAAGAAGGATGTCATTATTACCGGCGGGGTTAATGTGTATCCGAAAGAAATCGAGGAGGCGCTCCTGCAATTTGGCATCAAAGAAGCTGCAGTGATCGGTGTCCCCCACCCGGAATGGGGCGAAACGGTTAAAGCGATTTTTGCTGCGGATGGGAAGGTTGAGGAATCAGAGCTGCGAGCATTTCTTGAAGAGCGGCTCGCCAAATTCAAAGTACCTCGTATGTATGAGCAGGTGGATGCCCTGCCGCGAAACGCCTCGGGAAAAATATTGAAACAGCCGCTGCGCGAAGGGAGCAAAGTGTAA
- a CDS encoding acyl-CoA dehydrogenase family protein — MKVLQEKQSDRTNFFKNDETLHRILKERLSGTFLDFAEKQLEEFGERCANEIDERAKHTDRSGQPRLDRYDKFGEEVSEVWVNEGYKQTVEETYRSGIVGYVHKPIPALGHKGSYTYSYAQGYLLSQAEPGFYCPVTLTMATAYLLDHYADDELKNRFLPHVCSTGETPLYEGATFLTERQGGSDVGANVVKAVKDGDHYRLYGEKYFASNAGMCGVAMVLARIDEEKKGSRGLTLFAVPWRKEDGQLNGLRIRRLKDKLGVRAVPSAEVEFDGAAAYVVGEKSRGFYYMMEALNLSRVCNAVASIGIMRRALAESEEYAERREAFGKRLTTYPMVQDTLGKLKAKLHAETATLFDSIQLFEKVTSGTATAEEEILNRLFIAVLKKETAEQAIHFSHEAIEMHGGNGYIEDFVTPRLLRDAQVLTVWEGTANILGLELVRLVNKYEAHYLFISEMEHRLGQIADSALKAAAVKQMTILRDELLAFADFEEALQTFEAKQLAEKMALMYESIVAVEWAGKYGGKFEKLAEIYLETTWKLRPSGGQMKTVEYYEDIKG, encoded by the coding sequence ATGAAAGTACTGCAGGAAAAACAGTCGGACCGAACAAATTTTTTCAAAAATGACGAGACACTGCACCGGATATTAAAAGAGCGCTTAAGCGGAACGTTTCTTGATTTTGCTGAAAAGCAGCTGGAAGAGTTCGGTGAACGCTGTGCGAATGAGATTGATGAGCGGGCTAAGCACACGGATCGCAGCGGTCAGCCGAGGCTGGATCGCTATGATAAGTTTGGTGAAGAAGTCTCAGAAGTCTGGGTGAACGAAGGGTATAAACAAACGGTTGAGGAAACGTACCGCAGCGGAATCGTCGGCTATGTGCATAAGCCGATTCCGGCGCTCGGACATAAAGGCAGCTACACGTACAGTTATGCCCAGGGCTATTTACTCTCACAGGCTGAGCCGGGTTTTTACTGCCCCGTGACTTTAACGATGGCAACCGCTTATTTATTAGATCACTATGCGGATGATGAACTAAAAAATCGGTTCCTGCCACACGTCTGCTCTACTGGGGAAACACCATTGTATGAAGGGGCCACCTTTTTAACCGAACGCCAGGGAGGGTCTGATGTTGGTGCTAATGTCGTAAAGGCAGTCAAAGACGGGGATCATTACCGGCTGTACGGTGAAAAGTATTTTGCCTCCAACGCCGGAATGTGCGGAGTCGCAATGGTGCTTGCCAGAATCGATGAGGAAAAGAAGGGATCGCGGGGCCTGACCTTATTTGCGGTGCCCTGGCGCAAAGAGGATGGCCAGTTAAATGGACTGAGGATCCGGCGGTTAAAGGATAAACTCGGCGTCCGAGCTGTTCCGTCAGCTGAAGTAGAGTTTGATGGTGCCGCTGCTTATGTGGTCGGCGAAAAGAGCCGCGGCTTCTATTATATGATGGAAGCACTTAACCTTTCACGGGTGTGCAATGCGGTCGCTTCGATCGGCATTATGCGCCGTGCGCTCGCTGAATCAGAAGAATACGCAGAACGAAGAGAAGCGTTCGGTAAACGGCTCACCACTTATCCCATGGTCCAGGATACATTAGGAAAATTGAAAGCGAAGCTTCATGCGGAGACCGCCACGCTGTTTGATTCCATTCAGCTGTTTGAAAAAGTTACGAGCGGTACCGCTACTGCTGAGGAGGAAATATTAAACCGGCTGTTCATTGCGGTTTTGAAAAAAGAAACGGCCGAACAGGCGATTCACTTTTCCCATGAAGCCATCGAAATGCATGGCGGAAACGGGTATATTGAGGATTTTGTCACTCCGCGGCTGCTGCGTGATGCCCAGGTACTCACTGTTTGGGAAGGAACCGCGAACATCCTCGGTCTTGAACTCGTCAGGCTTGTGAATAAATATGAGGCTCATTATTTGTTTATCAGCGAAATGGAACACCGGCTCGGACAGATCGCTGACTCCGCCCTGAAGGCAGCAGCAGTAAAACAGATGACCATTCTCCGTGACGAGCTGCTCGCCTTCGCTGATTTTGAAGAAGCCTTGCAGACCTTTGAAGCGAAACAGCTCGCCGAAAAAATGGCTCTGATGTACGAAAGCATCGTCGCTGTTGAATGGGCCGGCAAATATGGCGGGAAGTTTGAGAAGCTTGCCGAGATTTATTTGGAAACGACATGGAAGCTCCGGCCATCAGGCGGGCAGATGAAAACGGTAGAGTATTACGAGGATATCAAAGGTTGA
- a CDS encoding GNAT family N-acetyltransferase has translation MQLEQHYHFQSHTSIDENLTRQIRELELTMLNHDQFETELYLAENLNFDRLLPWVFTIHENSRLIAVLQLFIPTRTEIELMGFTHPDYRSRGLFRSLQTYALNVWKNHKIPSLLYLVNGKSRSGEDFAVRQNGYYEFTEYFMKWVQPEPFSIPVNGRLTMRSAQGEDLDLLTDLNHETFGLALEDAKTFSKASIESEQRYTFLFDVNKEAVGMGSIAIENELISIYGVGILPAHQGKGLGKELMYLLLEKAQTLPAKQISLEVNSENFRAFQLYKQLGFEVTYSTDYFRKTL, from the coding sequence ATGCAGTTAGAGCAACATTACCATTTTCAATCCCATACCTCTATAGACGAAAATCTGACGCGGCAGATACGTGAGCTCGAACTAACGATGCTCAACCATGATCAGTTTGAGACGGAGCTGTACTTAGCTGAAAATCTAAATTTCGACCGTTTGCTGCCGTGGGTGTTCACAATTCATGAAAACAGCAGGCTTATCGCTGTACTCCAGCTGTTTATTCCGACACGTACAGAGATTGAGCTCATGGGTTTCACCCATCCTGATTATCGAAGTCGAGGTTTATTCCGTTCGTTGCAGACTTATGCACTGAACGTCTGGAAAAACCATAAAATTCCGTCGCTGCTCTATTTAGTTAACGGAAAATCGAGAAGCGGCGAGGATTTTGCTGTCAGGCAGAATGGCTATTATGAGTTTACGGAATACTTTATGAAGTGGGTCCAGCCAGAACCGTTCTCGATTCCTGTAAATGGACGATTAACGATGCGGTCGGCCCAAGGGGAGGACCTGGATCTCCTGACCGATTTAAATCACGAAACGTTTGGCTTGGCGCTTGAGGATGCGAAAACTTTTTCAAAAGCGTCCATCGAAAGTGAACAGCGCTATACCTTTTTATTTGACGTAAACAAGGAAGCTGTAGGAATGGGATCGATTGCGATCGAAAACGAACTGATTTCCATTTACGGCGTCGGTATTCTCCCGGCCCATCAAGGAAAAGGCTTAGGAAAAGAACTGATGTATCTGCTGCTTGAAAAAGCGCAAACGTTGCCTGCTAAGCAGATTTCCCTTGAGGTGAACAGCGAAAATTTCCGGGCTTTTCAGCTTTATAAGCAGCTTGGTTTTGAAGTCACTTATTCAACCGATTACTTTCGAAAGACCTTGTGA
- a CDS encoding ROK family transcriptional regulator, translating into MSTGDATYIKALNKRILIEKMIEHRSISRIELSRLTGLNRSTVSAQINQMMEDKLVIEHHSDVSRGGRKAILLQMNEEAGFTIGIDLDFPQTQVQVTNLLGKPILTKRFTIDEASMAQSEQRLIEIIREVVDEYSKRYTPVGLAGIGIGVHGIVDNENHIVFTPKQERMEINLQAAMESEFHVPVSIDNNANLSVYAEKVYNYPISDLFSITMYSGIGLGIVEDHRIYRGFQGFAGELGHMIVEPNGLPCACGNLGCWELYTSEKSLLKQLNAAGVKVDEIEELDFSYIREEFPEFIRQFLDYLAIGINNVINIFNPQMIILNSQFLHMNQELLEEVKKRLTSRMNHYDQIVSSSLGKEACSLGGAMIALKSYYGVKTLNLSAFEYFQEKETSQP; encoded by the coding sequence ATGAGTACAGGAGACGCCACTTACATCAAGGCTTTAAACAAACGAATTTTAATAGAAAAAATGATAGAACACCGGTCGATTTCAAGAATAGAGCTGTCCCGACTAACCGGATTGAACCGTTCTACAGTGTCGGCACAAATCAATCAAATGATGGAGGACAAGCTGGTGATCGAGCACCATTCTGATGTTTCCAGAGGTGGAAGAAAGGCGATTCTCCTGCAAATGAACGAGGAAGCCGGTTTTACGATCGGTATTGATCTCGACTTTCCTCAAACACAAGTCCAAGTGACAAATCTATTAGGTAAACCGATCCTCACCAAGCGTTTCACGATCGATGAAGCCTCAATGGCTCAATCCGAACAGCGGCTGATTGAAATTATTCGAGAAGTTGTGGACGAATACAGCAAACGTTATACCCCGGTTGGATTAGCTGGAATAGGCATCGGTGTGCACGGGATCGTCGATAACGAGAATCATATTGTGTTCACACCAAAACAGGAGCGCATGGAAATCAATTTACAAGCAGCAATGGAAAGTGAATTTCACGTACCTGTCTCTATTGATAACAACGCCAATTTAAGCGTGTATGCCGAAAAGGTCTACAACTATCCTATTTCTGATTTATTTTCCATTACGATGTATTCAGGAATTGGGCTCGGAATCGTTGAGGATCACAGAATTTACCGAGGGTTTCAAGGATTTGCGGGCGAACTGGGCCATATGATCGTCGAGCCGAACGGCCTGCCGTGTGCCTGCGGAAATCTCGGCTGCTGGGAGCTTTATACATCGGAGAAGTCCCTGCTGAAGCAGCTGAACGCTGCCGGTGTGAAAGTAGATGAAATTGAAGAGCTGGATTTTAGCTACATCCGTGAAGAGTTTCCTGAGTTCATCAGGCAGTTCCTTGATTATTTAGCCATCGGCATTAATAACGTGATCAATATTTTTAATCCGCAGATGATCATTTTAAACAGCCAATTTCTTCATATGAACCAGGAGCTGCTTGAGGAAGTAAAAAAACGATTGACCTCGCGTATGAACCATTATGACCAGATTGTCTCTTCCTCACTCGGGAAAGAAGCGTGCTCCCTTGGCGGAGCCATGATTGCTTTGAAAAGTTACTACGGTGTGAAGACGTTAAACTTATCTGCCTTTGAATATTTCCAAGAAAAAGAGACCAGTCAGCCTTGA
- a CDS encoding TRAP transporter substrate-binding protein: MKRFLLGLLVLSFSIVLLTGCGNSSGGESGGSKQLKLAHNLSEDHPVNKALEKFAEEVKEKTNGEVTVKIYPNGVLGSEKEVLEQLQSGAVDMTKVSAGALESFSKEYSVFSLPYIFESKDHYRKVMESDVVKDIYQSTKDKGFIGLTYFDSGARSFYTKDTPIKTPDDLKGLKIRVMDSPTAIEMVKLMGGTPTPMPYGEIYTALQQGVVDGAESNPTALTTGKHGEVAKAFSKNEHTMIPDIAVISQKTWDGLTEDQQKAFEEAAADATKYHTEIWNKAIDDAVKEAEDMGVKFYDVDKQPFIDAVQPMYKEFKKDKDIAKIIDEIKSMK; encoded by the coding sequence ATGAAAAGATTTTTGTTAGGCCTGCTGGTTTTAAGCTTCAGTATCGTTCTATTAACGGGGTGCGGGAATTCATCCGGAGGGGAATCCGGCGGCTCAAAGCAGCTGAAGCTTGCCCACAATTTAAGTGAGGATCACCCGGTTAATAAAGCGCTTGAAAAGTTTGCGGAGGAAGTCAAAGAGAAAACGAATGGAGAAGTAACAGTCAAAATTTATCCTAACGGTGTGTTAGGAAGTGAAAAGGAAGTGCTCGAACAGCTGCAAAGCGGAGCAGTCGATATGACGAAGGTAAGCGCAGGAGCGCTTGAGAGTTTTTCAAAAGAATATTCCGTATTTTCACTTCCATATATATTCGAAAGCAAGGATCACTACCGTAAAGTGATGGAGTCCGATGTTGTTAAAGATATCTATCAATCTACGAAAGATAAAGGATTTATAGGGCTTACTTATTTTGACTCCGGGGCACGCAGTTTTTATACAAAAGATACCCCGATTAAAACACCTGACGATTTAAAAGGGCTGAAAATTCGTGTTATGGACAGCCCGACTGCCATTGAGATGGTCAAGCTTATGGGAGGTACTCCGACTCCGATGCCTTATGGAGAAATTTATACAGCGCTTCAGCAAGGTGTTGTAGACGGAGCAGAAAGTAACCCGACCGCTCTGACGACAGGGAAGCATGGAGAAGTTGCAAAAGCTTTCTCTAAAAATGAACATACGATGATTCCTGATATCGCTGTGATCAGTCAAAAAACGTGGGATGGCTTGACGGAAGATCAACAAAAAGCCTTTGAAGAAGCAGCTGCGGATGCGACCAAATACCATACTGAAATTTGGAATAAAGCCATTGATGATGCTGTTAAAGAGGCAGAAGATATGGGTGTGAAATTCTATGATGTTGATAAACAGCCGTTTATTGATGCGGTACAGCCGATGTATAAAGAGTTTAAGAAAGATAAGGATATTGCCAAAATCATTGATGAGATTAAGAGTATGAAATAA
- a CDS encoding TRAP transporter small permease — MVDRMKLVLDRTVLGITSVFTVILFLGAIWQVASRYLFNAPSTFTGELLRFLLVWTAILGAAYAFGSNQHLAITFLKNKFKGKSRLSVRIINDLFILAFAVLVMVKGGMEVVQTTMSQTTPILNMPMGLVYAILPISGVIIIIYKLLLMKEYKEEMAGREEEN, encoded by the coding sequence ATGGTTGATAGAATGAAACTGGTCCTTGACCGAACTGTTTTAGGAATTACTTCCGTCTTTACTGTCATCTTGTTTCTCGGGGCCATCTGGCAGGTGGCAAGCCGTTATTTGTTCAATGCGCCGAGTACGTTCACGGGTGAACTGCTGCGTTTCCTGCTCGTTTGGACAGCGATCTTAGGAGCGGCTTATGCGTTTGGTTCAAACCAGCATTTAGCCATTACTTTCTTGAAGAATAAGTTTAAAGGAAAAAGCCGGCTCAGTGTCCGGATTATTAACGATTTATTTATTCTTGCCTTTGCTGTATTAGTCATGGTCAAAGGTGGGATGGAGGTCGTACAGACAACCATGTCACAGACCACACCGATTTTGAACATGCCGATGGGACTTGTGTATGCCATCCTGCCGATTAGCGGCGTCATCATCATTATTTATAAGCTTCTCCTTATGAAAGAATATAAAGAGGAAATGGCCGGCAGAGAGGAGGAAAACTGA